One part of the Leclercia sp. LSNIH1 genome encodes these proteins:
- a CDS encoding glycosyltransferase family 4 protein, producing MKLAIVRQTYNPNGGAERFVSRALNVLAQDTALDVTLIARQWEDAAGWKTLTVNPSFRNRLDRESGFADAAAAQFTQFDIVQSHERIPGATIFRAGDGVHATWLEQYNRIQSPLARWAQSLSRYHRYILRAEAQMFTHPALRKVICNSKMVRDDIARRFGLADDKLTVIYNGVDTTHFSPDVRTLSQRDVLGIPQHAPVLAYVGSGFSRKGVATALRAIVPHPEVWLLVAGRDKHAHKFEKLAQTLGVASRVRFLGPVADVRQVYGTADALILPTLYDPFPNVCVEALACGLPLLTSHGCGAAEWIEEGVNGWVRDALDSDGYQQAISLWLQGRDQGVDYSAAARATAEPYTLERMAKALQALYRELLR from the coding sequence ATGAAGCTCGCTATCGTCCGACAGACCTATAACCCCAACGGCGGCGCGGAGCGCTTCGTCTCCCGCGCGCTGAACGTGCTGGCGCAGGATACGGCTCTCGACGTCACGCTGATCGCCCGCCAGTGGGAGGATGCCGCCGGCTGGAAAACGCTGACGGTTAATCCATCATTCCGTAACCGTCTCGATCGCGAGTCGGGTTTTGCCGACGCCGCGGCGGCGCAGTTTACGCAGTTCGATATCGTGCAGAGCCACGAACGTATTCCCGGGGCGACCATCTTCCGCGCCGGGGATGGCGTACACGCAACCTGGCTTGAGCAGTACAACCGCATCCAGTCGCCGCTGGCGCGCTGGGCGCAGTCCCTGAGCCGCTACCATCGCTATATTTTGCGGGCGGAAGCGCAGATGTTTACCCATCCTGCGCTGCGCAAAGTGATCTGCAACTCGAAAATGGTGCGGGACGATATCGCCCGCCGTTTTGGCCTGGCCGATGACAAGCTGACGGTGATCTACAACGGTGTGGATACGACCCACTTCAGCCCGGATGTGCGCACGCTCTCCCAGCGGGACGTCCTGGGTATTCCGCAGCATGCGCCGGTTCTGGCCTATGTCGGCTCCGGCTTCAGCCGTAAAGGGGTGGCGACGGCGCTGCGCGCCATTGTGCCTCACCCTGAGGTCTGGCTGCTGGTTGCCGGGCGGGACAAGCACGCCCACAAATTCGAAAAGCTGGCGCAGACGCTCGGCGTCGCTTCCCGGGTGCGTTTTCTGGGGCCGGTCGCCGATGTGCGCCAGGTCTACGGCACCGCCGACGCGCTGATCCTGCCGACGCTCTACGATCCCTTCCCGAATGTCTGTGTCGAAGCGCTGGCCTGCGGCCTGCCGCTGCTCACCAGCCATGGCTGCGGCGCGGCAGAGTGGATTGAAGAAGGGGTGAACGGCTGGGTGCGCGACGCGCTCGACAGTGACGGATATCAGCAGGCGATAAGCCTCTGGCTTCAGGGCCGTGACCAGGGTGTGGATTATTCAGCAGCAGCACGCGCTACTGCTGAGCCTTATACCCTGGAGCGGATGGCGAAAGCGCTGCAGGCGCTCTATCGCGAACTGCTGCGTTGA
- the tdh gene encoding L-threonine 3-dehydrogenase produces MKALSKLKAEEGIWMTDVPEPEVGHNDLLIKIRKTAICGTDVHIYNWDQWSQKTIPVPMVVGHEYVGEVVGIGQEVKGFKIGDRVSGEGHITCGHCRNCRGGRTHLCRNTVGVGVNRPGCFAEYLVIPAFNAFKIPDNISDDLASIFDPFGNAVHTALSFDLVGEDVLVSGAGPIGIMAAAVAKHVGARNVVITDVNEYRLSLARKMGVTRAVDVSKESLNDVMEELGMTEGFDVGLEMSGAPPAFRTMLDTMNHGGRIAMLGIPPSDMSIDWNKVIFKGLFIKGIYGREMFETWYKMAALIQSGLDLSPIITHRFSIDEFQQGFDAMRSGQSGKVILSWD; encoded by the coding sequence ATGAAAGCACTATCCAAACTGAAAGCGGAAGAAGGCATCTGGATGACCGACGTTCCAGAGCCGGAAGTCGGTCATAACGATCTGCTGATTAAAATCCGTAAAACCGCCATCTGCGGCACTGACGTGCATATCTACAACTGGGACCAGTGGTCGCAGAAAACTATCCCCGTGCCGATGGTAGTGGGCCACGAATATGTTGGCGAAGTGGTAGGCATTGGCCAGGAAGTAAAAGGCTTCAAAATTGGCGATCGCGTCTCTGGCGAAGGCCATATCACCTGCGGCCACTGCCGTAACTGCCGCGGTGGCCGTACCCACCTGTGCCGCAACACCGTAGGTGTGGGCGTCAACCGTCCGGGCTGCTTCGCAGAATACCTGGTGATCCCGGCGTTCAACGCCTTCAAAATCCCGGACAATATCTCTGACGATCTCGCCTCCATCTTCGACCCGTTCGGTAATGCGGTACACACCGCGCTCTCCTTTGACCTGGTAGGCGAAGATGTGCTGGTGTCTGGTGCAGGCCCAATCGGCATCATGGCAGCAGCCGTGGCGAAGCACGTCGGTGCGCGTAACGTGGTGATCACCGACGTGAACGAATACCGTCTGTCGCTGGCGCGTAAAATGGGCGTTACCCGTGCGGTGGATGTCTCTAAAGAGAGCCTGAACGACGTGATGGAAGAGCTGGGCATGACCGAAGGCTTTGACGTCGGTCTGGAGATGTCCGGTGCGCCACCGGCGTTCCGCACTATGCTCGACACCATGAACCACGGTGGCCGTATCGCGATGCTGGGTATTCCGCCGTCGGATATGTCCATCGACTGGAATAAAGTGATCTTCAAGGGGCTGTTCATCAAAGGTATTTATGGCCGTGAGATGTTCGAAACCTGGTACAAGATGGCAGCGCTGATCCAGTCGGGTCTGGATCTCTCTCCGATTATCACCCATCGTTTCTCCATCGATGAGTTCCAGCAGGGCTTTGACGCGATGCGTTCCGGCCAGTCAGGAAAAGTTATTCTGAGCTGGGATTAA
- a CDS encoding glycosyltransferase family 2 protein has protein sequence MFKLTVCLLTCNSARLLREVLPPLIVVADEIIVLDSGSHDGTLAICQEYGITPHHHPYAMHGVQMNHAIDLASNDWVLCMDSDEILDAETVDFILRLKAGDEPHPQLAWRIARYWHVLGEEVRTIYPISSPDFPVRLFNRTQARFNQRPVDDKVEGVIQSAKIPGRVRHDTFYSLHEVFNKLNSYTSRLVKYQTIRPSIARGVISAIGAFFKWYLFSGAWRQGRVGVVTGLYATFYSFLKYFKAWYQHQEQKASADKKKPADSRVIE, from the coding sequence ATGTTCAAGCTCACCGTTTGTTTGTTGACCTGTAATTCCGCCCGGCTGCTCCGTGAAGTGCTGCCTCCGTTGATCGTCGTCGCCGATGAAATCATTGTTCTCGACTCAGGCAGTCACGACGGCACATTAGCGATTTGCCAGGAGTATGGCATCACCCCTCATCACCACCCCTATGCCATGCATGGCGTACAGATGAATCACGCCATCGATCTGGCGAGCAATGACTGGGTGTTATGCATGGATAGCGATGAAATTCTGGATGCGGAGACCGTGGATTTTATCCTGCGTCTGAAAGCAGGTGATGAACCCCACCCACAGCTGGCATGGCGTATCGCCCGCTACTGGCATGTGCTGGGGGAAGAGGTGCGCACCATTTATCCCATCTCCTCGCCTGATTTCCCGGTGCGGCTGTTTAACCGGACTCAGGCGCGTTTTAATCAGCGTCCGGTGGATGACAAAGTGGAAGGGGTGATCCAGTCGGCGAAAATACCGGGCCGCGTTCGGCATGACACCTTCTATTCCCTGCATGAGGTGTTCAACAAGCTCAACAGCTACACCAGCCGTCTGGTGAAGTACCAGACCATAAGGCCATCGATTGCCCGTGGCGTCATCAGCGCCATCGGCGCGTTCTTTAAGTGGTATCTGTTTAGCGGCGCGTGGCGTCAGGGAAGAGTGGGGGTGGTGACCGGTCTCTACGCTACCTTTTATAGCTTCCTGAAATATTTCAAAGCCTGGTATCAACACCAGGAGCAAAAAGCGTCCGCGGACAAAAAAAAGCCCGCGGACTCTCGTGTCATTGAGTAG
- a CDS encoding glycosyltransferase family 4 protein translates to MHIVHTEADGGKGGQPLRIINESLGMIQRGHQVTILCPESAPLHGLARDAGLTVVTMPLRRKNLQNLQQLRGWLKENRSSIDVINSHNSADTWLVALANLTLSNPVPLVRTRHASGVPRNNWTTRWLFRKACSHIVTTGEALRQQMADIGVPMNQSTSVPSGVDTQRFHPADKQQARAYCGLSQGDFWLGVVSHLRPNKGHSVLLRALAAIDHPQIKLAIVGEGPHKATLEQEIIDLGLQARVVMAGHRSDPERWFPAFDVALSPSHDMEGVPQGVLQSLASRIATIATDAGGTADAVIDGKTGILIAQRDETALREAIVKLYEDALLRQTLAQQGYDYLCRHFTRECMLASMEKVFSNAAQRSSSR, encoded by the coding sequence ATGCATATTGTTCACACTGAAGCAGACGGGGGTAAGGGCGGCCAGCCGTTACGCATTATTAATGAGTCCCTTGGGATGATTCAGCGTGGCCATCAGGTGACCATACTTTGCCCGGAGAGTGCGCCGCTGCACGGCCTGGCGCGCGATGCCGGGTTAACGGTGGTCACCATGCCGCTTCGGCGCAAGAACCTTCAGAACCTGCAGCAGCTGCGTGGCTGGCTGAAAGAGAACCGTTCATCCATTGATGTCATAAATAGTCATAATTCCGCCGATACCTGGCTGGTGGCGCTGGCCAATCTTACCCTCTCAAACCCGGTGCCGCTGGTGCGTACCCGCCATGCTTCCGGCGTGCCGCGCAACAACTGGACTACCCGCTGGCTGTTTCGTAAAGCCTGTTCGCATATCGTCACTACCGGGGAGGCGCTGCGCCAGCAGATGGCCGACATCGGCGTGCCGATGAACCAAAGTACATCTGTACCGAGTGGCGTAGATACGCAGCGTTTTCATCCGGCGGATAAGCAACAGGCCCGCGCATACTGCGGCCTGTCGCAGGGGGATTTCTGGCTGGGGGTGGTGTCACATCTGCGGCCTAATAAAGGCCATAGCGTACTGCTACGCGCCCTGGCCGCCATTGATCATCCGCAGATCAAACTGGCGATAGTGGGAGAGGGGCCGCATAAAGCGACGCTGGAGCAGGAGATTATCGACCTGGGATTACAGGCGCGCGTAGTGATGGCGGGGCACCGGAGCGATCCTGAGCGCTGGTTCCCGGCGTTTGATGTTGCGCTTAGCCCGTCGCACGATATGGAAGGCGTCCCGCAGGGGGTGCTGCAGTCGCTGGCCTCGCGGATCGCCACCATCGCCACCGATGCGGGCGGCACGGCAGATGCCGTGATCGACGGCAAAACCGGTATTTTGATCGCCCAGCGCGATGAAACGGCGCTGCGCGAGGCGATTGTGAAACTGTATGAGGATGCTTTGCTGCGCCAAACGCTGGCGCAGCAGGGCTATGATTACCTGTGCCGCCATTTCACTCGTGAATGTATGCTTGCCTCAATGGAAAAGGTCTTTTCCAACGCGGCTCAACGCAGCAGTTCGCGATAG
- a CDS encoding divergent polysaccharide deacetylase family protein encodes MLQFRRMVFPLVSALALAMPVYAGKLAIVIDDFGYRPHTENQVLAMPSAISVAVLPNAPHAHEMATKAHNSGHEVLIHLPMAPLSKQPLEKDTLRPEMTSDEIERIIREAYGKVPYAVGLNNHMGSAMTSSLFGMQKVMQSLARYNLYFLDSMTIGNSQAMRAAQGTGVKVIKRKVFLDDTQNEADIRFQFNRAVQVARRSGSAIAIGHPHPSTVRVLQQMLPNLPADITLVPASSLLNEPQVDTSRPVSTPPAGAAPGTKPRNPFRGVTLCAPKQPPEPVYVTRYFSVISESISQSTLVKYVQLQWQGWGKKS; translated from the coding sequence TTGCTTCAATTTCGTCGTATGGTTTTTCCCCTCGTCAGCGCACTGGCGCTGGCGATGCCGGTTTACGCAGGTAAACTCGCTATCGTTATCGATGACTTCGGTTATCGTCCACACACAGAAAATCAGGTCCTGGCGATGCCCTCCGCCATCTCTGTCGCCGTCCTGCCGAACGCGCCTCACGCGCATGAAATGGCCACCAAAGCCCATAACAGCGGGCATGAAGTGCTGATCCACCTGCCCATGGCGCCGCTCAGTAAACAGCCGCTGGAAAAAGATACGCTGCGCCCGGAGATGACCAGCGACGAGATCGAACGCATCATCCGCGAAGCCTATGGCAAAGTCCCCTACGCCGTAGGACTGAATAACCATATGGGCAGCGCCATGACCTCCAGCCTGTTTGGCATGCAGAAAGTGATGCAGTCGCTGGCGCGCTATAACCTCTATTTCCTGGACAGCATGACCATTGGCAACAGCCAGGCGATGCGCGCCGCGCAGGGCACCGGCGTGAAGGTGATTAAGCGCAAAGTGTTCCTGGACGATACGCAAAACGAAGCCGATATCCGCTTCCAGTTTAACCGTGCCGTGCAGGTGGCCCGCCGATCGGGTTCGGCGATCGCCATCGGACATCCTCACCCGTCCACCGTTCGCGTGTTGCAGCAGATGCTGCCCAACCTGCCTGCGGATATTACCCTGGTACCGGCGAGCAGCCTGCTCAATGAGCCGCAGGTGGATACCTCCCGACCGGTCAGCACGCCGCCCGCTGGCGCTGCGCCTGGCACAAAACCGCGTAACCCTTTCCGTGGCGTGACGCTCTGTGCGCCTAAACAGCCGCCAGAGCCGGTTTACGTCACCCGCTACTTCTCGGTGATTAGCGAAAGCATCAGCCAGAGCACGCTGGTGAAATATGTTCAGTTGCAGTGGCAGGGCTGGGGTAAGAAAAGCTAA
- the rfaD gene encoding ADP-glyceromanno-heptose 6-epimerase, whose translation MIIVTGGAGFIGSNIVKALNDKGITDILVVDNLKDGTKFVNLVDLNIADYMDKEDFLIQIMAGEEFGDIDAIFHEGACSSTTEWDGKYMMDNNYQYSKEILHYCLEREIPFLYASSAATYGGRTSDFIESREYEQPLNVYGYSKFLFDEYVRQVLPEANSQIVGFRYFNVYGPREGHKGSMASVAFHLNTQLNNGESPKLFEGSDGFKRDFVYVGDVAAVNLWFWENGVSGIFNLGTGRAESFQAVADAALAYHQKGTIEYIPFPDKLKGRYQAFTQADLTNLRAAGYDKPFKTVAEGVTEYMAWLNRDA comes from the coding sequence ATGATCATCGTTACCGGCGGCGCGGGCTTTATCGGCAGCAATATTGTTAAGGCTCTCAATGACAAAGGCATCACCGACATCCTGGTGGTGGATAACCTGAAAGACGGCACCAAGTTCGTTAACCTGGTGGATCTGAACATTGCCGACTACATGGATAAAGAAGATTTTCTGATCCAGATTATGGCGGGCGAAGAGTTCGGCGATATCGACGCAATCTTCCATGAAGGTGCTTGCTCCTCCACCACCGAGTGGGACGGCAAGTACATGATGGACAACAACTATCAGTACTCCAAAGAGATCCTGCACTACTGCCTGGAGCGCGAAATTCCGTTCCTGTACGCCTCTTCCGCGGCGACCTACGGCGGGCGCACCTCAGACTTTATCGAGTCCCGCGAATATGAGCAGCCGCTGAACGTCTACGGCTACTCCAAGTTCCTGTTCGACGAATATGTACGCCAGGTCCTGCCAGAAGCGAACTCCCAGATCGTCGGTTTCCGCTACTTCAACGTTTACGGACCGCGCGAAGGTCACAAAGGCAGCATGGCGAGCGTGGCATTCCACCTCAACACCCAGCTGAATAATGGCGAAAGTCCGAAACTGTTCGAAGGCAGCGATGGCTTCAAGCGTGACTTCGTCTATGTGGGCGATGTGGCGGCAGTGAACCTGTGGTTCTGGGAAAACGGTGTCTCCGGGATCTTCAACCTGGGCACTGGCCGCGCGGAATCCTTCCAGGCGGTGGCTGACGCCGCGCTGGCGTATCACCAGAAAGGCACCATTGAGTACATCCCGTTCCCGGACAAGCTGAAAGGCCGCTATCAGGCATTCACCCAGGCGGATCTGACCAACCTGCGTGCCGCTGGCTATGACAAGCCGTTCAAGACCGTTGCCGAAGGCGTAACGGAATATATGGCCTGGCTGAACCGCGACGCGTAA
- the rfaQ gene encoding putative lipopolysaccharide heptosyltransferase III, whose translation MSDFFSAERPPKRVLIVKLRHHGDVLLTSPVFTVLKTNYPDVEVDALVYDDTQAMLTSHPFIDQVHTIGRNWRKKGWFAQFRLYRALLKTLKARQYDVLINLTEHWHGARLARRLKPRVSVGFKPDKRGGLARRRWVKSFTTLYPAIQDNSRHMVEVNLDALRRIGIHPQTDADKHTLFVPGDAAEASIAEKLAGFGLSSGSYILVHPTSRWMFKAWDIQKLAATIDNLAARGLPVILSAAPSKEETDYMDALRAALTQPVFDLSGQLNLKELGALMKHARIYFGVDSMPMHLASAVGTPTVAIFGPTGAIKWAPWGVNYRVIVAGFTCQPCGKAGCGDSGVSDCITAITPQMVLSAIDTLLLENPA comes from the coding sequence ATGTCTGATTTTTTCTCAGCGGAGCGCCCACCGAAGCGCGTGCTGATCGTAAAGCTGCGTCACCACGGTGACGTCCTGCTGACCTCGCCGGTCTTTACGGTACTGAAAACGAACTATCCCGATGTGGAAGTGGATGCCCTGGTGTATGACGACACCCAGGCGATGCTCACCAGCCATCCGTTTATCGACCAGGTGCATACCATCGGGCGTAACTGGCGTAAAAAGGGCTGGTTCGCGCAGTTCCGTCTGTATCGTGCGCTGCTGAAGACCCTGAAAGCGCGTCAGTATGACGTGCTGATCAACCTCACCGAACACTGGCACGGCGCGCGTCTGGCGCGCCGTCTGAAGCCGCGCGTCTCCGTCGGCTTTAAGCCCGATAAACGCGGCGGACTGGCGCGTCGCCGCTGGGTGAAATCCTTCACCACCCTCTACCCGGCGATCCAGGATAACAGCCGCCATATGGTGGAGGTGAATCTCGATGCGCTGCGGCGGATCGGCATCCATCCCCAGACCGATGCAGACAAGCACACCCTGTTTGTACCGGGCGATGCGGCGGAAGCGTCGATTGCCGAAAAACTGGCCGGCTTTGGGCTGAGCAGCGGCTCTTACATTCTGGTGCACCCCACGTCGCGCTGGATGTTTAAGGCCTGGGATATCCAAAAGCTGGCGGCGACCATTGATAACCTGGCGGCCCGCGGCCTGCCGGTTATCCTCTCCGCCGCGCCGTCAAAAGAAGAGACCGACTATATGGATGCGCTGCGGGCTGCGCTCACCCAGCCGGTGTTTGATTTAAGCGGTCAGCTAAACCTGAAAGAGCTGGGCGCGCTGATGAAGCACGCGCGGATCTACTTCGGCGTTGACTCCATGCCGATGCACCTCGCCAGCGCGGTGGGCACACCGACCGTCGCCATCTTCGGCCCGACCGGAGCGATTAAGTGGGCGCCGTGGGGAGTGAACTACCGCGTGATTGTGGCTGGGTTTACCTGCCAGCCGTGCGGTAAAGCGGGCTGCGGCGACAGCGGCGTCTCCGACTGCATTACGGCGATCACCCCGCAAATGGTGCTGAGCGCCATCGATACGCTGCTGCTGGAAAACCCGGCATGA
- the rfaF gene encoding ADP-heptose--LPS heptosyltransferase RfaF — protein MKILVVGPSWVGDMMMSQSLYRTLKARYPQAIIDVMAPAWCRPLLSRMPEVNEAIPMPLGHGALEIGERRKLGHSLRDKRYDRAYVLPNSFKSALVPFFAGVPHRTGWRGEMRYGLLNDARVLDKEAWPLMVERYVALAYDKGVMRSAKDLPQPLLWPQLQVNEGEKSQICNTFGLQADRPIIGFCPGAEFGPAKRWPHYHYAELAKQLIDEGYQIVLFGSAKDHEVGNEILAALSIEQQAWCRNLAGETQLEQAVILLAACKAVVTNDSGLMHVAAALNRPLVALYGPSSPDFTPPLSHKARVIRLITGYHKVRKGDAAEGYHQSLIDITPQRVLDELNELLLSEEG, from the coding sequence ATGAAAATTTTGGTGGTAGGCCCGTCATGGGTGGGCGACATGATGATGTCGCAAAGTCTCTATCGCACGCTCAAGGCGCGCTATCCCCAGGCGATAATTGACGTGATGGCACCCGCGTGGTGTCGTCCGCTGTTATCGCGGATGCCGGAAGTGAACGAAGCGATCCCGATGCCGCTCGGCCACGGGGCGCTGGAAATTGGCGAACGCCGCAAGCTCGGCCATAGCCTTCGCGACAAGCGCTACGATCGCGCTTATGTACTGCCGAATTCCTTTAAATCTGCCCTGGTTCCCTTCTTTGCGGGCGTTCCGCACCGCACCGGCTGGCGCGGCGAGATGCGCTACGGCCTGCTGAATGACGCGCGGGTACTGGACAAAGAGGCCTGGCCGCTGATGGTAGAGCGCTACGTGGCGCTGGCCTACGACAAAGGGGTGATGCGCAGCGCGAAAGACCTGCCGCAGCCGCTGCTGTGGCCGCAGCTTCAGGTTAACGAGGGTGAGAAATCCCAGATCTGCAATACTTTTGGCCTGCAGGCCGATCGCCCGATCATCGGCTTCTGCCCGGGCGCGGAGTTCGGCCCGGCGAAGCGCTGGCCGCACTATCACTACGCTGAGCTGGCGAAGCAGCTGATCGACGAAGGCTATCAGATTGTGCTGTTCGGCTCGGCGAAAGATCACGAGGTGGGCAATGAAATCCTCGCCGCGCTGAGCATCGAGCAGCAGGCCTGGTGCCGCAATCTGGCCGGGGAGACCCAGCTGGAGCAGGCGGTGATCCTGCTGGCAGCCTGTAAGGCAGTGGTCACGAACGACTCCGGCCTGATGCACGTTGCCGCAGCGCTGAACCGCCCGCTGGTGGCGCTGTACGGCCCGAGCAGCCCGGACTTCACGCCGCCGCTGTCGCATAAAGCGCGCGTGATCCGCCTGATCACCGGCTACCACAAAGTCCGTAAAGGTGACGCCGCTGAAGGCTACCACCAGAGCCTGATCGACATCACTCCGCAGCGTGTCCTCGACGAGCTTAACGAACTGCTGTTGAGCGAAGAAGGATAA
- the rfaC gene encoding lipopolysaccharide heptosyltransferase RfaC, which translates to MRVLIVKTSSMGDVLHTLPSLTDAMQAIPGIRFDWVVEEGFAQIPTWHAAVDRVIPVAIRRWRKAWFSAPIKAERKAFRDALQAHHYDAIIDAQGLVKSAALVTRLAHGIKHGMDWQSAREPLASLFYNRRHAIAKQQHAVERTRELFAKSLGYAKPQLQGDYAISQHFLHDAKPHAPYLIFLHATTRDDKHWPEAHWRDLIGLLSSAGLRIRLPWGAPHEEARAKRLAEGFDYVDVLPRMRLDGVAQQLAGATAVVSVDTGLSHLTAALDRPNITLYGPTDPGLIGGYGKNQYICRPEHSSQLSDLSAAAVFAQLEPLLAAERAYV; encoded by the coding sequence ATGCGGGTATTGATCGTTAAAACCTCCTCAATGGGCGATGTGCTGCATACCCTGCCCTCGCTCACTGACGCCATGCAGGCTATTCCGGGTATCCGTTTCGACTGGGTGGTGGAAGAGGGTTTCGCCCAGATCCCCACCTGGCATGCTGCCGTAGATCGGGTTATACCGGTGGCGATCCGCCGCTGGCGCAAAGCGTGGTTTTCCGCACCGATTAAGGCCGAGCGTAAGGCCTTTCGCGACGCGCTGCAGGCCCACCATTACGATGCGATCATCGACGCCCAGGGGCTGGTAAAAAGCGCGGCGCTGGTCACCCGGTTGGCCCACGGCATAAAGCACGGTATGGACTGGCAGAGCGCCCGTGAACCGCTGGCGAGCCTGTTCTACAATCGTCGCCACGCGATCGCGAAGCAGCAGCATGCCGTGGAGCGCACCCGGGAGCTGTTCGCAAAGAGCCTTGGCTATGCAAAACCGCAACTGCAGGGGGATTACGCCATTTCGCAGCATTTCCTGCACGATGCAAAGCCACACGCACCTTATCTTATCTTCCTGCACGCCACCACCCGGGATGACAAACACTGGCCGGAAGCCCACTGGCGCGATCTTATCGGCCTGCTGAGCAGTGCGGGCCTGCGCATCAGGCTGCCGTGGGGCGCCCCGCACGAAGAGGCGCGGGCGAAGCGTCTGGCGGAAGGCTTTGATTACGTGGACGTGCTGCCCCGGATGAGGCTGGATGGCGTAGCGCAGCAGCTGGCGGGCGCGACGGCGGTGGTGTCGGTGGATACCGGTCTCAGCCACCTGACGGCGGCGCTGGATCGTCCTAATATTACGCTTTACGGCCCGACGGACCCGGGTCTGATTGGCGGCTATGGCAAAAATCAATATATCTGCCGCCCGGAACATTCATCGCAGCTGAGCGACCTTTCCGCCGCTGCGGTTTTTGCGCAATTAGAGCCGTTGCTGGCAGCAGAGAGAGCCTATGTCTGA
- the kbl gene encoding glycine C-acetyltransferase, translating to MRGDFYKQLNSDLETARAEGLFKEERIITSAQQADITVADGGQVINFCANNYLGLANHPELIAAAKAGMDTHGFGMASVRFICGTQDSHKALESKLAAFLGMEDAILYSSCFDANGGLFETLLGAEDAIISDALNHASIIDGVRLCKAKRFRYANNDMVELEARLKEAREAGARHVLIATDGVFSMDGVIANLKGVCDLADKYDALVMVDDSHAVGFVGENGRGSHEYCDVMGRVDIITGTLGKALGGASGGYTAARKEVVEWLRQRSRPYLFSNSLAPAIVSASIKVLEMVESGADLRDKLWANARLFREKMTAAGFTLAGADHAIIPVMLGDAVVAQNFARELQKEGIYVTGFFFPVVPKGQARIRTQMSAAHSPEQIERAVEAFTRIGKQLGVIA from the coding sequence ATGCGTGGTGATTTTTATAAACAGTTAAACAGTGACCTGGAAACCGCGCGGGCGGAAGGGTTGTTCAAAGAAGAGCGAATCATTACCTCCGCTCAGCAGGCAGATATCACCGTTGCCGACGGCGGCCAGGTGATTAACTTCTGCGCCAACAACTACCTGGGTCTTGCGAATCACCCTGAGCTGATTGCCGCGGCGAAGGCGGGCATGGACACCCACGGTTTTGGCATGGCCTCCGTGCGTTTCATCTGCGGTACCCAGGACAGCCATAAGGCGCTGGAGAGCAAGCTGGCCGCCTTCCTCGGAATGGAAGATGCCATTCTGTACTCCTCCTGCTTTGACGCCAATGGCGGTCTGTTTGAGACCCTGCTCGGCGCGGAAGATGCCATTATCTCCGACGCCCTGAACCACGCTTCCATCATCGACGGCGTGCGTCTGTGCAAAGCGAAGCGTTTCCGCTACGCCAACAACGACATGGTTGAGCTGGAAGCCCGTCTGAAAGAGGCCCGCGAGGCTGGCGCGCGTCATGTGCTGATCGCCACCGACGGCGTCTTCTCGATGGACGGCGTGATCGCTAACCTGAAAGGCGTCTGCGACCTGGCGGACAAATACGATGCGCTGGTGATGGTCGATGACTCCCACGCCGTCGGCTTTGTCGGCGAAAACGGTCGCGGCTCCCACGAATACTGCGACGTCATGGGCCGCGTGGATATCATCACAGGTACGCTGGGTAAAGCGCTGGGTGGTGCCTCCGGCGGCTACACCGCCGCGCGTAAAGAGGTGGTGGAGTGGCTGCGTCAGCGTTCCCGTCCGTACCTGTTCTCCAACTCCCTGGCGCCAGCCATCGTTTCCGCCTCCATTAAAGTGCTGGAGATGGTGGAGTCCGGCGCCGATCTGCGCGACAAACTGTGGGCTAACGCCCGTCTGTTCCGTGAAAAAATGACCGCCGCAGGCTTTACCCTGGCCGGTGCCGATCACGCCATTATCCCGGTGATGTTGGGCGATGCCGTCGTGGCGCAGAACTTTGCCCGTGAGCTGCAGAAAGAGGGGATTTACGTCACCGGTTTCTTCTTCCCGGTGGTGCCAAAAGGTCAGGCGCGTATCCGCACCCAGATGTCTGCGGCGCATTCCCCTGAACAAATTGAGCGTGCGGTGGAAGCCTTTACCCGCATCGGCAAACAACTGGGCGTGATTGCCTGA